In bacterium, one genomic interval encodes:
- a CDS encoding MBL fold metallo-hydrolase: protein MVTEICEGVYWVGVVDWALRHFHGYELSTPRGSTYNSYLIKDEKTVLVDTVWGPFADDFLANVREVVDPAAIDIVVANHAESDHSGGLPAIMRHCPEATVVVSKRGAESVPGHYHQDWNFKVVGTGDKINIGQHELVFVEAPMLHWPDSMFTYLAGKNLLMPNDAFGQHYATDKRFNDEVDQHELYEEALRYYANILTPFSEMVIKKIDEVLALGLPVDMIAPSHGVIWRDDPLQIVEKYKEWAAQKGEQRAVILYDTMWQGTRLMAEAVGAGLAAEGVPYKIFYAPVAERNQVLTEIFRAKAVVVGSPTVNRGYISTLGTYMEDLR, encoded by the coding sequence ATGGTTACGGAAATATGCGAGGGCGTGTACTGGGTAGGCGTCGTGGACTGGGCTTTGCGGCACTTCCACGGCTACGAGCTGTCCACGCCGCGCGGCTCGACGTACAATTCCTACCTTATTAAAGACGAGAAGACGGTCCTCGTCGATACGGTGTGGGGGCCGTTCGCCGACGACTTCTTAGCCAACGTCCGCGAGGTCGTCGACCCGGCCGCGATAGATATCGTCGTCGCGAACCACGCCGAGTCGGACCACTCCGGCGGCCTGCCGGCTATTATGCGCCACTGCCCGGAGGCGACCGTCGTCGTCTCCAAGCGCGGCGCCGAGAGCGTCCCGGGCCACTACCACCAGGACTGGAACTTCAAGGTCGTCGGCACGGGCGATAAAATTAATATCGGCCAACACGAGCTGGTGTTCGTCGAGGCGCCCATGCTCCACTGGCCCGACAGCATGTTCACGTACCTCGCCGGCAAAAACCTGTTGATGCCCAACGACGCCTTCGGCCAGCACTACGCCACCGACAAGCGCTTCAACGACGAGGTGGACCAACACGAGCTTTACGAGGAAGCGCTCCGCTACTACGCCAACATCCTCACGCCGTTCAGCGAAATGGTCATAAAGAAAATCGACGAGGTCCTGGCGCTCGGCCTCCCCGTCGATATGATAGCCCCGAGTCACGGCGTCATCTGGCGCGACGACCCGCTGCAGATCGTCGAGAAGTACAAGGAGTGGGCCGCGCAGAAAGGCGAGCAGCGCGCCGTCATCCTGTACGACACGATGTGGCAAGGCACGCGGCTTATGGCCGAGGCCGTCGGCGCCGGCCTGGCCGCCGAGGGCGTCCCCTATAAAATATTCTACGCGCCGGTCGCGGAGCGCAACCAGGTGCTGACGGAGATATTCCGGGCCAAGGCCGTCGTCGTCGGCTCGCCCACCGTCAACCGCGGCTACATCTCGACGCTGGGCACGTACATGGAGGACCTGCG
- a CDS encoding ferritin family protein — MNVEEALKTALEFENKVRDAYREMERGAGSDVGRRVFDVLAAEEQHHVEYLESRLSEWRRKGVITAEGLETAIPRREAIEEGVKKLSKEAGGEALGGEVEMLRRALHMENEAGDFYGRMVKELPEEARPLFARFVEIEDGHNAIVQAELDYASGSGFMFDFRDFEIT, encoded by the coding sequence ATGAACGTCGAGGAAGCGCTCAAGACGGCGCTCGAGTTCGAGAACAAGGTCCGGGACGCGTACCGCGAGATGGAGCGGGGCGCCGGAAGCGACGTGGGCCGGAGGGTATTCGACGTGCTCGCGGCCGAAGAACAGCATCACGTGGAATACTTGGAGAGCCGCTTGAGCGAGTGGCGGCGGAAGGGCGTGATTACGGCCGAGGGGTTGGAGACCGCGATACCGCGGCGGGAGGCGATAGAGGAAGGCGTGAAGAAACTCTCGAAGGAGGCCGGCGGCGAGGCGCTCGGCGGCGAGGTCGAGATGCTGCGGCGGGCGCTGCATATGGAAAACGAGGCCGGCGATTTCTACGGGCGAATGGTGAAGGAGCTGCCCGAAGAGGCGCGGCCTCTCTTCGCGCGCTTCGTCGAGATCGAGGACGGCCACAACGCGATCGTCCAGGCCGAGCTCGACTACGCGAGCGGCTCGGGCTTCATGTTCGATTTCCGCGATTTCGAAATTACCTAA
- a CDS encoding ferritin, translated as MLSDKIQNALNGQHVAELYSAYLYLSMAAYFDAAGLPGFANWMRVQAQEEVAHGMKFYYYVNERDGRVVLGPIDGPPTDWDSPVAAFEHVLAHERKVTALINGLVELAAEEKDQATVDFLQWFVKEQLEEEESAEAVLQKVAGVGAELAAADGELGARVFKPPAASS; from the coding sequence ATGTTGAGCGACAAGATCCAAAACGCCCTCAACGGCCAGCACGTGGCGGAGCTTTATTCGGCGTACCTGTACCTGTCGATGGCGGCGTACTTCGACGCCGCGGGCCTGCCCGGCTTCGCCAACTGGATGCGGGTGCAGGCGCAGGAAGAAGTTGCCCACGGCATGAAGTTTTATTACTACGTGAACGAGCGGGACGGCCGCGTCGTACTCGGCCCCATAGACGGCCCCCCCACGGATTGGGACTCGCCGGTCGCGGCCTTCGAGCACGTCCTGGCGCACGAGCGTAAGGTGACGGCGTTGATAAACGGGCTGGTGGAACTCGCCGCGGAAGAGAAGGACCAGGCGACGGTCGACTTCCTGCAGTGGTTCGTAAAGGAACAGCTCGAGGAGGAAGAGTCCGCGGAGGCCGTCTTGCAGAAGGTCGCGGGCGTGGGCGCCGAGTTGGCCGCGGCGGACGGCGAGCTGGGGGCGCGGGTATTCAAGCCCCCCGCGGCTTCGTCCTAA
- a CDS encoding PAS domain-containing protein, producing MVDAKDNLALDTGTLTAEQVNLILTHLPVDLTFVDEADEVRYYSATKDRIFARAPGIIGKRVQECHPSQSVHVVNKILDEFKAGTRDAAEFWIRLGEQFVYVRYFALRDGDGNYRGTLEVSQEVSGVRALEGERRLLDW from the coding sequence TTGGTCGACGCGAAGGATAACCTGGCGTTGGATACGGGGACGCTTACCGCGGAACAGGTTAACCTGATATTAACGCATCTCCCGGTGGACCTGACCTTCGTAGACGAGGCGGACGAGGTGCGTTACTACTCCGCGACGAAGGACCGGATTTTCGCCCGCGCGCCCGGCATCATCGGGAAGCGGGTGCAGGAATGCCATCCTTCCCAAAGCGTCCACGTCGTAAACAAGATCCTCGACGAGTTTAAAGCCGGGACCAGGGACGCGGCGGAATTCTGGATCAGACTCGGCGAGCAGTTCGTGTACGTCCGATATTTCGCGCTGCGCGACGGCGACGGTAACTACCGCGGGACGTTGGAGGTGAGCCAGGAGGTGTCCGGCGTCCGCGCGCTGGAGGGCGAACGCCGGCTCCTCGATTGGTGA
- a CDS encoding carboxymuconolactone decarboxylase family protein — translation MSDVEKFKAEREELNRLVLERASKEMKRFFNVDAGVYRDGALPAKVKELLGLVSSLALRCDDCVTYHLGRCREEGVTDEELAEALAVGLVVGGSITIPHLRRAFQRWEKLKGEEGDERGRNR, via the coding sequence ATGAGCGACGTCGAGAAGTTCAAAGCGGAGCGTGAGGAACTTAACCGTCTCGTCCTCGAGCGCGCCAGCAAAGAGATGAAGCGGTTCTTCAACGTCGACGCCGGCGTATACCGCGACGGCGCGCTACCGGCCAAGGTGAAGGAGCTGTTGGGGCTGGTGTCGTCGCTCGCGCTGCGCTGCGACGATTGCGTAACGTACCACCTGGGGCGATGCCGCGAGGAGGGCGTGACGGACGAGGAGCTCGCGGAGGCGCTGGCGGTGGGCCTCGTCGTGGGCGGCTCCATAACGATACCCCACCTCCGGCGCGCGTTCCAACGGTGGGAAAAGCTGAAGGGCGAAGAAGGAGACGAGAGAGGAAGGAATCGATGA
- a CDS encoding ferritin family protein — MAEMNLEKYKMEDLLLTAMKAEVGARDVYRKLAARVHNAMLKDRLEFLAGEEEKHRGYFEAQFGKDFPDKKICLPAKGVVPLPEVKLEGEDTPLSRVLEEAMDAELAAYDFYRGIAGLYADEATRNMIFYVASMEMGHYRLLEIERENAERFEVFEVSWPDIHVGP; from the coding sequence ATGGCGGAGATGAACTTAGAGAAGTACAAGATGGAGGACCTGCTCCTCACGGCGATGAAGGCGGAGGTCGGCGCGCGGGACGTATACCGCAAGCTGGCGGCGCGCGTGCACAACGCCATGCTCAAGGACCGGCTCGAGTTCCTGGCCGGCGAGGAGGAGAAGCACCGCGGTTACTTCGAGGCGCAGTTCGGCAAAGATTTCCCCGATAAGAAAATCTGCTTGCCCGCGAAGGGGGTAGTCCCGCTCCCGGAGGTCAAGCTCGAGGGCGAGGACACGCCGCTGAGCCGGGTGCTGGAGGAGGCGATGGACGCCGAGCTCGCGGCCTACGACTTCTACCGCGGCATCGCCGGCCTGTACGCCGACGAGGCGACGCGAAATATGATATTCTACGTCGCGTCGATGGAGATGGGCCACTACCGCCTGCTGGAGATAGAGCGCGAGAACGCGGAGCGGTTCGAGGTCTTCGAGGTCTCGTGGCCCGACATCCACGTTGGGCCATAA
- a CDS encoding rubrerythrin family protein has protein sequence MANTQENLNAAFAGESEANRKYLAFAEKAEKDGFPEVARLFRAGAEAETVHAMAHLRQLKAVKSTAENLEAAKAGETYEYTEMYPPMVKEAEAEGSPAALTFKYALAAEERHANLYARALEAVKAGRDVETGGVYVCPVCGNVVFGKPTAPCEICNTAAEKFFEIE, from the coding sequence ATGGCCAATACTCAGGAAAACCTTAACGCGGCGTTCGCCGGCGAGAGCGAGGCCAATCGCAAGTACTTAGCATTCGCGGAGAAGGCGGAGAAGGACGGCTTCCCGGAGGTCGCCCGGCTCTTTCGCGCCGGGGCGGAGGCCGAGACGGTTCACGCCATGGCGCACCTCCGTCAGCTGAAAGCGGTGAAATCCACCGCCGAGAACCTGGAGGCGGCGAAGGCCGGCGAGACGTACGAGTACACCGAGATGTACCCGCCGATGGTGAAAGAGGCGGAGGCGGAGGGCAGCCCGGCGGCGCTGACGTTCAAGTACGCGCTGGCCGCGGAGGAACGCCACGCCAACCTGTACGCCCGGGCGCTCGAAGCCGTGAAGGCGGGGCGGGATGTCGAGACCGGCGGCGTTTACGTTTGCCCGGTGTGCGGCAACGTCGTCTTCGGCAAGCCGACGGCGCCGTGCGAGATATGCAACACCGCGGCGGAGAAGTTTTTCGAGATTGAATAG
- a CDS encoding GAF domain-containing protein, which produces MTDKAKIYEGLLPNVKAIIGGSGSREKKLQRICDLLRGEVPYFDWVGFYLTDAENPDDLVLGPFNGAPTEHVRISVGTGICGRAAHTRRMFVVQDVSKETNYLACSPDVKAEIVLPILIGNRVWGELDIDSHTLAPFSSEDGEFLGKICSLVADLARAGG; this is translated from the coding sequence ATGACCGACAAGGCCAAGATCTACGAGGGGCTCCTGCCGAACGTGAAGGCTATTATCGGGGGTTCCGGCTCGCGGGAGAAAAAGCTTCAGCGAATTTGCGACCTGCTCCGCGGGGAAGTGCCCTATTTCGACTGGGTCGGCTTCTACTTGACGGACGCCGAGAACCCGGACGACCTCGTCCTGGGCCCGTTCAACGGCGCGCCCACCGAGCACGTGCGCATCTCCGTGGGCACCGGCATCTGCGGCCGCGCGGCGCATACCCGCCGGATGTTCGTCGTCCAGGACGTCTCGAAGGAGACCAACTACCTGGCGTGCAGCCCCGACGTCAAGGCCGAGATCGTCTTGCCCATCTTGATAGGCAACCGCGTGTGGGGAGAGCTCGACATCGACTCCCACACCCTCGCGCCGTTCTCGAGCGAGGACGGCGAATTCCTCGGCAAAATATGCTCGCTGGTCGCGGACCTGGCGCGCGCCGGCGGCTAG
- a CDS encoding desulfoferrodoxin, with amino-acid sequence MAEILQIYKCEVCGNIVEVVHGGAGELVCCGEPMKLYEANTVDAAVEKHVPVKENAEHGIKVKVGSAAHPMTEEHHIEWIEVIAGDKAYREFLKPGDAPEATFCIDAGDVVLREYCNLHGLWKG; translated from the coding sequence ATGGCCGAGATATTGCAAATCTACAAGTGCGAGGTGTGCGGCAACATCGTCGAGGTGGTGCACGGCGGCGCCGGCGAGCTCGTGTGCTGCGGCGAGCCGATGAAGCTCTACGAGGCGAATACCGTCGACGCGGCGGTCGAGAAGCACGTGCCGGTGAAAGAGAACGCCGAACACGGCATCAAGGTCAAGGTCGGCAGCGCCGCTCACCCGATGACGGAGGAACACCACATCGAGTGGATCGAGGTTATAGCCGGCGACAAAGCCTACCGCGAGTTCCTGAAGCCGGGGGACGCGCCGGAGGCGACGTTCTGCATTGACGCCGGCGACGTCGTCTTGCGGGAATATTGCAACCTGCACGGCCTGTGGAAGGGGTAG